A part of Gossypium hirsutum isolate 1008001.06 chromosome A07, Gossypium_hirsutum_v2.1, whole genome shotgun sequence genomic DNA contains:
- the LOC107953000 gene encoding CBL-interacting serine/threonine-protein kinase 9 yields the protein MSTKKKTSQGHLSRTRIGKYKLGRTLGEGSFAKVKFAENVETGQCVAIKIMDRDQVLRHRMVEQIKNEISTMKLIKHPNVIKIFEVMASKTKIYIVIEFVNGGELFDKIARHGRLKEDEARSYFQQLINAVDYCHSRGVYHRDLKPENLLLDSYGVLKISDFGLSAFSQQVREDGLLHTACGTPNYVSPEVLKDKGYDGKSSDIWSCGVILFVLMAGYLPFDEPNLITLYNKIGKADFTCPSWLSPGAKKFIKRILDPNPLTRITIHDILNDEWFKKGYKPPKFEEEEDVNLDDVDAAFNDSREHFVTERKEKPEFLNAFEFISRSQSFSLDKLFEKPTGHVKRETRFASHCPPNEIISKIEEAAKPLGFNVHKQNYKMKLKGDKSGRKGQLSVATEVFEVAPCLHMIELRKTGGDTLEFHKFYKQFSSGLKDVVWKAEDIAEE from the exons ATGAGCACTAAGAAGAAAACATCGCAGGGTCACTTGAGTAGAACACGCATAGGAAAGTACAAGCTGGGAAGAACCCTGGGTGAGGGGAGTTTCGCAAAGGTCAAGTTCGCTGAGAATGTCGAGACCGGCCAGTGTGTGGCGATCAAAATCATGGATCGTGATCAAGTTCTACGTCACCGTATGGTCGAACAG ATAAAAAACGAAATCTCAACGATGAAGCTCATCAAGCATCCCAATGTCATTAAAATATTTGAG GTTATGGCGAGCAAGACAAAGATTTACATCGTGATCGAGTTCGTTAATGGTGGCGAGCTCTTCGACAAAATT GCCAGGCACGGGAGACTCAAAGAAGATGAGGCTAGAAGCTATTTCCAGCAGCTTATTAATGCTGTTGATTACTGCCACAGTAGAGGCGTCTACCATAGAGATTTGAAG CCAGAAAATCTTCTTTTGGACTCCTATGGTGTTCTTAAAATTTCAGACTTTGGATTGAGTGCTTTCTCACAGCAAGTTCGG GAGGATGGATTGCTTCACACTGCATGTGGCACTCCAAATTATGTTTCTCCAGAG GTACTTAAGGATAAGGGTTATGATGGAAAATCATCTGATATTTGGTCTTGTGGAGTTATTCTGTTTGTACTTATGGCTGGTTATTTGCCTTTTGATGAGCCAAACCTTATAACCTTGTATAACAAA ATTGGGAAGGCCGATTTCACTTGTCCGTCATGGCTTTCACCTGGTGCAAAGAAATTCATAAAGCGTATTCTTGATCCAAACCCTCTTACA CGTATAACTATCCATGATATCTTAAACGATGAATGGTTCAAGAAAGGGTACAAACCACCCAAATTTGAGGAGGAAGAGGATGTAAATCTTGATGATGTAGATGCAGCTTTTAATGACTcaagg GAACACTTTGTAACAGAAAGGAAAGAGAAGCCCGAGTTCTTGAATGCTTTTGAGTTTATCTCTAGGTCTCAAAGCTTTAGCCTTGACAAGTTGTTTGAGAAGCCTACG GGTCATGTGAAGCGAGAAACCCGTTTTGCTTCCCATTGTCCTCCTAATGAAATCATCTCCAAAATTGAGGAAGCTGCAAAGCCTCTGGGGTTTAACGTTCACAAGCAAAACTACAAG ATGAAGTTGAAAGGTGACAAAAGTGGGAGAAAGGGCCAACTTTCAGTGGCCACCGAG GTGTTTGAGGTGGCTCCCTGCTTACATATGATAGAGCTCCGGAAAACCGGGGGTGACACATTGGAGTTTCACAAG TTCTACAAACAATTTTCATCGGGATTGAAAGATGTGGTCTGGAAAGCTGAAGACATTGCTGAGGAGTAA